Part of the Lolium rigidum isolate FL_2022 chromosome 6, APGP_CSIRO_Lrig_0.1, whole genome shotgun sequence genome, ttcttatttgtatgttaaatatgtttgaatctagtcgattgacgtatccggttaattgtttaggctatagtctattcgattggaccaacatgacatcatgagtacatcttttttgcgtttaaaatttgatcattcaactaaattgaaaagaagtagcacaaaaaaaaaaaaacagttgcatgtccaaaatgtGTCGGACCGGCTGGAGGTAGCCCCGACGCAAACAGACATTTCGCCCCTCGCGATCATTTTGGCGTCCGCGgggcgacacaaacggacgctcacgaccacttttgagcgtccgaaatgcgtcgcgccgctggagatggcctGAAGCGAGATCTTCCTAGCGCTGCTTTCGCTGGATGTCATGAAGTCATGTTGGCTCGTTCCCCACTGCCAACTACTAGGATCATGTCCCTGACACTTGATCATTTTGTACCTTCCAGGCTGGGTTGaaggaatggatgcggcgggttcTCACCTAATTAATTGCATCAATGTGATATCTTGTTTCCTTCCTACTGTGTGGTTATGTGTTGCGGACAACATTTACAAGGAGGTGACTGGTGTTCTCGCTATTCGACCAGATCGTTTGCTGTTATGGTAACATTCTTGCACAGGAGATTCAGTTTTGTCATAACCGCTTGCTTGCATTTTTTAATGTTTTGCAGTGCAGCTCATTGAATCATAATGGAGTTTTGCATACTGTTTTTTTGATGTGTAATTCTAGATTTGCTATCGGCGATCCTTTGTTGTTGTACGAAATGGCAACTGCTACTGAAGGGGCATCGATatcagtacttggtttggttctgTATTAGCTCAGTTGTGTGAGTTTAGCTAAGGATATATTTGGTGCTCTGTGTTTCTAATATTAAGAGGATGGAGAAGCATTCATCTTGAACCACTTTCTGCAAGCAATTCGGGGATAAACCATGCCAAGCTTTGCTATTTCATTAAAAAAAATGAATTGAGACTCTACTCATGACGGGCTCCAAACAGGTAGTAATGCAGTGCGCTAGCTAGAAGCATAGAGAAGGGATAATAAATGATTTGGTAGTAATTGGCCTGTACATGGCTTGAAgcaaaacaagcagtgatagctttTATATATGAGAAAACAAACTCACTCATTCCATTTCCTGATGGCGAGAAATGCCAATGTTTCAGGATTATTTGTATTCAGGAACAACAAACATTAACTCATGAAAAGATGTAGTTGACAAAACAAAAGAGTTACTATCACAATACCATAAGGCTTATTACAAATAGCTCAAAGCATGCACACCAACAATATGTAAAATACAAGGGACTGTAGACTGCCGCTCCTAGGCTAGATACGGAGCTCTGGAACATGCTTCATCCTGTAGTGCATCTGGTTCTGAATCCACTGAGCCATGAAGTCCCTGTGCAGATGCAGCATccagagcttcttcaaggatctaAGGAATTCAATGCCTTGAGGGACAATACTCATCCCCTGGAGTGACACCATGTAGATCCCGTCAATGCATGGAATGGCACGCTTTTCAATCACCAATTGCTGGACATTGGGCATGTTCTTTAAGACGAGGGTCTTGAGCTGTGGAAAGCAGTCTGCAGAAAGAACCAATATGCCAGCACTGCTCACCCGGTTAAGGCTGAGATAAGTGAGATCTGGCACATGAGATGCTAACTGCTGCAGCGGGTCTTCTTTCCCAAGATCACACCAACTTAGAGCCAGATACCTGAGATACTTCCCATGGCCCTGAAATATCGGGCACTTGAGTGTCCCATCGGCCCAGCCACCTCGGATGATTAGCCTGTGGAGCATCTTGGAAACCGGTTTGAGGGCTTGGAAGCTAAATATCTCCTTCTCATCAGATGCAGAAAGGAGTAAGCTCGAGAGTAGGGGCATACTTGACAGGGCATCGAAAAGGTCTTTACAGTTGGATGCATTGATGTTGTCAATCCAGACGGTCTGCAGCTTACTCATCTTCTTGAGCTGCAGGGACAGGTCTTTGCTGGCATGAGCGGTCTCAAGAGTCTGCAGCTCTTGCAAGTTGGAGATCATTTCAGGTGCTTCCACTCCTATGAAGTAGCGGAACTCCGTCTGCTTCTCGTCAGCAAACCTGTCAGCCAAGAGGTGACGTAGCTTGTCGACCTTGACAATTCCTGGTGGAAGATGCTCTATTCTCGTCTGCTTGATGTCTAGTGTCTGAAGGTTAGAGAGCTTTTCGACGGTATCTGGCAGTGACTGAACATTGGTGCGCCTTAAGCCGATGTAGCGTAGATTGAACAGATTCCCGATGGACGCCGGCACTTGGTTGATTGCAGAGTCTTGGAGCTCGAGAACGGTGAGGTAGTTGGATCCGGACAGAACCGAGGAAATCATGTTGGCAGAGGAGGAAGCCGCGCTGAGTGAGATGACAGTCCGGAGCCGTGGGAATTCCACTCCTGCAGCAGCCGTGCTACCGTCTGTCCAACCAGATGTTGAGAACCGCCGGACCTCTCTATCCATGCGCATCATTTCGCCCTGGTCATTAGCGGATCCAAACCTCTCCTCTTTAGCAACGGCAAGAGCCAGGTCGCGGACAATGTCATGCATCTTGCAGGTGCTGACCCTGTTGAGCTCATCCCTCTCCACAACCTCCAGCATGTTGCGGCCGATGAGCTCCATGAGATTCCACTCGGCAACTTCCTCGGGCGTGCTGCTGTTgtctttctgggttgcaaaccctTCGGCAACCCACATCCGCACCAGGCTCTCCCGCGGCATGGCATAGTCTTCAGGGAACAGGCTGCAGTACAGGAAGCAATTCCTGAGATCACCTGGCAAGTCATGGTAGCTTAGGTTAAGTATAGCCTGCACATGGTCGTTGTCACGCAGCTCGCTTTGGAGACGATTGTACATCTGGTTCCAGGCGTCACCCGTCAGTAGCTTCGTGGACATTAGGCTGCCTGAAGATACAATGGCCAATGGCAGGCCATGGCACCTCTCAACAACAGCAACGGCCACCGTCTGGAGCTCTGGGGGGCAGTTGCGATAAGGGATGTTGTGGAAAGCCCTAGAGCAGAACAGCTTGAATGACTCGGCTCTGCCCAATGGCTGGAGTAGCAGGCGACGTCTCAGGGGAGCGAGAGACGCAACGTCTTCCTTGCGTGTTGTGATGATAACACGACTTCCTTGGACGCCCTGGAATGCACTGCACATCTGCGTGTATGCTTTTTTGTCCCACACATCATCAAGCACCACCAGGCATCTCCTGTCTTGGAGTGTCTTCTTTATTGCCTCTGTTAACTCATATACATTTTCTTTGCCGCCTGTTACCACAGGCGGCAGTGACGACAACTTCTCCGTGTGCCGCCGTATCTCGGAGAGCAACCTCCCCAACAGATCAACCACATCATATGCCTGGGACACCACAATCCAAGCATGTGCATCAGGGAACTTGGCTTTCTCCCGATCATACACATTTTTCACAAGGGTGGTTTTCCCCAAGCCTCCCATACCAGAAACTGTGATCACGGTGCTTTCTTCCTCATCAGTGGCCAGCCATTCGGTCAACTTGCTCCTGTTCTCCTCAATTCCCACAAGATCCTCATCACTAACAAGCTCTGGATAGCAGCTTCCAGACCACCTACGATCAGGTTCCACATGCTCATTTTTGGAGAGGTGGATTGTGCCACTCCATTCTCTCTGCAGTTCTTTGACGTGCCGGATCTCCTCCTCGATCTCTACCACCTCATCAGCAATCTTACTGAAAACCTTTACATGGGGTGCAACTCTCACGACGTAACGATTAAGGAAGCCTTCTTCCTTGAGCTTGAGGGCCTCATACGAATACTTGTCAATTACATCCTCCACATGGTAGGCCAGCTTCCTCACATGTGCAATCCAAGTCTTGATCACATTGTTGCTCAGATGTGTGGTACCTAAATCTTGAATTGCAGCATTCATCGTCATCAGCTCTTTCTCAATTCTTTTCACCTTTAACGGCAGTTCCTTTAGATTATCAACCTTCCTTGACAACTTTTCCATGACAGATGAGACTGCTTCATTTAAACCCACTGTCCCAATCTTTGACACCGCGAGGAGGATAGCCTCAGCCATTTGCTGCTGGAACAACAACGAACAAGTTATATAATACATCAACTAAATCAATTCCGGTGAAACTAACAGTGATAATAACCGTCCATCTGCCCTGATCTAACAGTGATAATAAGACGGAACCAAACTGACGGAACCAAAATTGCGGGACCGGAACCAAAATATGTGGGACCGGAACCTCAAATATATTTTGCGAACTTTATAGAAAACAAACGTCCTTTTAAGCGATCAAATCATCTGATGAGACTAGACAAATCTTAAAACAGCAAATAAATGTTAATACTTGCACCTCTTAAAATCACTGTCCTATTCTCACCAATCTAAATCAACCTCACGGAACCTCACGGGATCTTACCTCTCTCACACtcacaacctctctctctctctcactccagACCAGACAGTGTCCCGACGGCCAGCGACGGAGGGGATCCACGATGGAGGGGGAGTAGatggcggcggaggggagggaCGGAGGGTCTCTCCCGGCGTTCCCCGCGGTGGAGGGGAGTGGAAGGCGACGGAGGATCTCTCCCGGTGTACCCCACGGTGGAGGGGAGTGGAAGGCGACGGAGGATCTCTCCCGGCGTACCCCACGCTGGCCTCCGTGTCTCAGGTTGCGGCCGGGAGGAGCAGCGATGTCAAGAGGCCCACGTCGCCGACCTCGCTGGCGAGGTTCTGATCGAGCAGGATGTTGGCCGGCTTGAGGTCACGATGGATAATGGGGTCCGGCCTGGCGCTGTGGAGAAACACGACGGCGGTGGCCACCTCCCAGGCGATGCGGATGGGGTCATACACTAAAAGCGGTGTGCCGTTCCGGCCGTGGTGGAGCATGTGGCTGCCGTTCTCCATGTACTCGTAGATCACACAGCCGTGCTCCGGGCAGGCGCCAAGCAGCAGTAGCAGCACAAAAGTTCGCGGATACTACTACCACGAGCAGTCGAGCAGCAGGCGCTATCCAGCGTCGTGCCCGTCTCCGCGCGGAGTTACTTCAGCGACGAGAATCCCCACGCCTGCTCCATCATGTGGCCCGTGCTAGCTACCATGTCTGATTGGATCATCGGGTCGATTCAGCGATCGGCCTCTGCATCTGCAGCATGTATAACTGTACATATGTCTCTTGAGCACAGTTATGCTCTGTATAAAACTCTGAAGCCCATGTTTGGAAGATGGGATATTGTACAATCTTAATAGTTTTCTAAACTTTCTGGGTGTTTGCTCGTTCCCCGCTAGAACCAAAACTCGACCGAAAGAGTTTGTTTTCAGGTAAACGAGACagtttgttttcaaaataaacaaTATAATACATTAGATCCAAGAAAATGAAACACACACAAACAATTAAGTTCCTCATATAAAATTTAAATTACATCTCGAACTTTTGATGCTGTCATTGTATCTTTGCAACTGAGTCACTAAACAAACGACTCAGAAGTCAGAAGCATCACATACATACAGCTCTTTACAACATTACAACAGTGAGAAAGATACCCAAACTGAACTTTGGGAGCAGACTCAGACATAACATTTAGAGCGGACTACAATGTGACCAGTTACCGGGTGACTCCATAAGGACAGCCAAGTCATCGACAATCTCATCATGATGTCCTGGTCGCTACAGCATCACCTGGTTACATAGAACATTCAAGCCATGTAAATCTCGTTAACACTTTACTGTATCCAAAGCCACTAGGAAGAATGTATGTAGATCAGCAACACACGATAGATGATTCGTCTTTTCTACGATGAAGGAGCCCTGGGATGTGCACCCTCTCTACAATCTCTCGGACGGCGCTCGTCAGGTAGGGGGTAGGGGCTGGATGCTCCCGGCGATCCCAGCGACGGAGGGGACGGGTCCGTAACTCTGCCGGCGATTCCCCTGACGATCAAAATTATTGCTATGCctactccttccattttctgagatTCACTACATCAAAATCCATTCTTATCGAAGGGTGCAGCAGCTGTGACGATCAATCATTTTGAAGTAGAAGGTCTGTATATCCTCCTTGCACAACAAACCTTTGGATTCGTATCTTCTACAAGAACATGATGTGGTCACATTCTCACAATTAAAGATAACCAGTGCCCCATCCTCATATATTACAGGCTTCACCTTATAATTTTTGACTGTTCACATCGTGGAAATCAACTCTGCAACTTGCCACCACAATGTCCACCGCACTGCACATCGCCACCAGGGGCAACCTCCGCTTCACTGCCGCTATCGGACACCCGGTAGATTATAGTTTTCATCTAGAAGGCCCAGATCTCAATGACTTTGTCATGCTTGAAGCCGCACTGTCGGATGAAGAACTGATCGGCGGCATAGAGCTTAGTACGCTCTTGTTGGTTGATGCTAAAGCTATTGGTTTACCTTTGGCCATCTACTATCAAACTACCTTCAGATTTCTCAATGCCTCCTTCTGTCCAACGATATGCGAGTGACTCTGAAGATGTTGATGTATCAACAGCTGAATGGCAGCGGAGACCAACTGTCCTTATGAACAAAGCTGCATTTAAGCAAAAGTCAGAGACACCATGTGAAGACTGGTCATACATACTGGGGACTTGATCATGTATCCATGTCAGCAATGAGCTAAGAGCCATATCTTCCTGCATATCAAATACAAACTAACAATTAGATTTCTTGGAACAGCCAGCATGTGTTAGAGTAACCAAGTAATTCCTCACATTTCCTGCAGTTCTGTAATAAATGGACAAGTAAAATTAGTATAAGTTGAAACCATCTCTTACCTCTACAGTCAAAACCGACAACCTTATTTACATATGTAACAACTAAAATTAGCATAAGCTCTTCACTTTTGCATGGCCATGCGGCACTATTGACAGTGAGCAGGCAGTACTGAACACACAAAAATCCGGTAGGACTTGGTATTTTCTTTTGACAGGGGTACACCTCGATTAGCCACTAGGAGATAGAAATTCCCAAATACTGAATTTGATTTGAACCTAGTTGCAGACAATGTACCATTAATCTTTCTTTTAGGTATCCAGTAACAATCAACTGATGAATAACACAAACATATTTGCTTTCTATCTGAACATTGTTGCTTAATGAGAACAGATGGCCTTATGTAAATACCGTTGTATGACTTTCAACTCATATTCTGTGGCTCTCCCGACGATCCCGTGACGGAGGGGCGAGGGACTGCGACGGAGAGGTGGCGGCGACGTCTGGCGGCTGCAACGGGgggaggggacggcggcggctcGCGTCTACGATGGAGAAGAGGGGTCGGCCGCGACGGCTGGCGGCTGCGACGGAGggaggggcagcggcggcggctcgtGTCTGCGATGGAGGAGAGGGGCCGGCCGCGGAGGCTGCCGGCTGCGATGGAGGAGTGGGGGCGGCCGCGGCAGCTGCCGGCTTCGACGGAGGGAGGGGCGGCGGTGGGGCGGCCACGGCGGCTGGTGGCGCAGTTGAGTAGAGGGTGGCGGCGTGattgaggagaaagaaggagttgatgagtttttttttctgattACTATTTGATGAGTTAACCTTCAAAACGGCTGTTTAGAATTGTTGAAGTATCATAGAAGTTACGCGTCGATTTAATCAACGGCTACGAAAAAATACATTAGACGAAACCAAATTCgattagacggaaccaaagttccgtgccaatcaccgtaaaagagctcaTTATTTATACACAATAAGGAAGATTTTATTTATAGAAGGATGCTTTAAAAAGAGAAATGAACATGTATTGTTTCTTAATATTTAAATTTTACTACGTATGGCTACAACCTATTTTTGACGGTCTTACAACCTGTTTGTAGGCTCTGGTCGTCACAGACCATCACTGATACACACCAATGATAAATTAGTACTTATGCGTACAAACTCAAACCCACATGGCTCCCCTCCCACAAATAGAGGGTGAGTCACTACATTGAAAAGATGCATACAACCGTCTTACAGCGTGATTGTAATCCCTTTTCTTGATTAATGGAAGCTCTTAATTCGCAAAATAAAGTGGTTCTAGGTGATGTTCTCATCCTACGCACGCAGTACCATAGATGGCTCGTAGATCTGAACATTTCACACATACAACTAGGGAGAATGAACTTGTAGTACTTAAATTCTAATCTGTACACGGTTCCATTCTGACAATACAAAGTATTGATGAACTTATCCTTACACtaatcatagtggagagtaacttagactactAACATCTATACTCTCCTGTTTTTAAGTAAGTAGACGTTTAGCCCCAAACTTTGTCCATTAAAGAGTGTACTTTTATCATTTATCTTTTTAATGCACTTTAAAGTAGTAAAAATTGCTTCTCTCTTATCGCATGAAGATCAAACCTAATAATATTTAGCGCATGTTATTTTAATTTTCTACATGTGGTTAACTCATTGGAGGTAAAAGAATTAAAGATGAAAGAAATATTGGTTTGCATCTTTCCAATGCAATTTTCTCCCCACTTGATAATCTGTGTTGGAAAACCCACGCGTCCACTTATTTGAGCACGCATGGAGTATGTTGCTAGTTTATTTACTACCTTCATATATAATGATTATTAACTTATATGTGATttaatgcattgtgtcatttattcagTTGTATAGTCATCGTATCTCACCCTCTTTCTATATTTATTCT contains:
- the LOC124665976 gene encoding disease resistance protein RPM1-like; amino-acid sequence: MYYITCSLLFQQQMAEAILLAVSKIGTVGLNEAVSSVMEKLSRKVDNLKELPLKVKRIEKELMTMNAAIQDLGTTHLSNNVIKTWIAHVRKLAYHVEDVIDKYSYEALKLKEEGFLNRYVVRVAPHVKVFSKIADEVVEIEEEIRHVKELQREWSGTIHLSKNEHVEPDRRWSGSCYPELVSDEDLVGIEENRSKLTEWLATDEEESTVITVSGMGGLGKTTLVKNVYDREKAKFPDAHAWIVVSQAYDVVDLLGRLLSEIRRHTEKLSSLPPVVTGGKENVYELTEAIKKTLQDRRCLVVLDDVWDKKAYTQMCSAFQGVQGSRVIITTRKEDVASLAPLRRRLLLQPLGRAESFKLFCSRAFHNIPYRNCPPELQTVAVAVVERCHGLPLAIVSSGSLMSTKLLTGDAWNQMYNRLQSELRDNDHVQAILNLSYHDLPGDLRNCFLYCSLFPEDYAMPRESLVRMWVAEGFATQKDNSSTPEEVAEWNLMELIGRNMLEVVERDELNRVSTCKMHDIVRDLALAVAKEERFGSANDQGEMMRMDREVRRFSTSGWTDGSTAAAGVEFPRLRTVISLSAASSSANMISSVLSGSNYLTVLELQDSAINQVPASIGNLFNLRYIGLRRTNVQSLPDTVEKLSNLQTLDIKQTRIEHLPPGIVKVDKLRHLLADRFADEKQTEFRYFIGVEAPEMISNLQELQTLETAHASKDLSLQLKKMSKLQTVWIDNINASNCKDLFDALSSMPLLSSLLLSASDEKEIFSFQALKPVSKMLHRLIIRGGWADGTLKCPIFQGHGKYLRYLALSWCDLGKEDPLQQLASHVPDLTYLSLNRVSSAGILVLSADCFPQLKTLVLKNMPNVQQLVIEKRAIPCIDGIYMVSLQGMSIVPQGIEFLRSLKKLWMLHLHRDFMAQWIQNQMHYRMKHVPELRI